In Epilithonimonas zeae, a single window of DNA contains:
- a CDS encoding cation:proton antiporter → MELYYSFSVLIVLASLFAYINYRVLKLPSTIGIMVIAIIVSVTLVASGDNFLPKTTSHLTALVHSFDFTEVLMGAMLNFLLFAGGIHINIKDLKEQFGPVVIFSTVGVIISTFAVGFGVYYLLPLVGVQMPLIYCIVFGALISPTDPVAVLSILKQAKVSKSLETKVAGESLFNDGMAVVVFTVVLQIAIGKEIDLNVENIGLLLLREAGGGLLLGVLLGYSASRAMRVVDDYIISVLITLSVVMGGYLIAHEMHISAPLAMVAAGLFMGNFSESFKMKSETQDYLIKFWELIDEIMNAVLFLFIGFELLLIKDLNEYLVAGGICILIVLLARWVAIFVPTKFMAFKYRFSPQTVKVLVWGGIRGGVSIALALSIPINEYSQIIISITYCVVVFSIIVQGLTIAKVANPKKIATEEKILEEEIH, encoded by the coding sequence ATGGAGTTATATTACTCATTTTCAGTTCTTATCGTCTTAGCGTCCTTATTTGCCTACATCAATTATCGCGTTCTCAAATTACCAAGTACAATCGGGATAATGGTGATTGCGATTATCGTTTCTGTAACGTTGGTGGCATCGGGCGATAATTTTTTACCAAAGACAACTTCACATTTAACCGCATTAGTACACAGCTTCGACTTTACTGAAGTTCTGATGGGCGCGATGCTTAACTTTCTGCTTTTTGCGGGAGGAATTCATATTAACATCAAAGATTTGAAGGAACAATTCGGACCAGTTGTGATTTTTTCTACTGTTGGTGTTATCATTTCTACCTTTGCTGTTGGTTTTGGTGTTTATTATCTTTTGCCGTTGGTTGGTGTTCAGATGCCGTTGATTTATTGTATCGTTTTCGGAGCGCTGATTTCTCCAACCGACCCAGTTGCGGTTCTGAGTATTTTGAAGCAAGCCAAAGTTTCAAAATCTTTGGAAACCAAAGTTGCTGGGGAATCTTTGTTTAATGACGGTATGGCGGTTGTTGTTTTTACAGTCGTTTTACAAATTGCCATCGGAAAAGAAATCGATTTGAATGTCGAAAATATCGGTTTGCTTTTGCTTCGTGAAGCGGGCGGAGGTTTGCTTTTAGGAGTTCTTCTCGGATATTCGGCTTCGCGGGCAATGCGGGTTGTGGATGATTATATTATTTCCGTATTAATCACATTATCAGTGGTTATGGGCGGTTATTTGATTGCTCACGAGATGCATATTTCTGCACCTTTGGCGATGGTTGCTGCCGGATTATTTATGGGGAATTTCAGCGAAAGTTTCAAAATGAAATCTGAAACGCAAGATTATCTCATCAAATTTTGGGAATTGATTGACGAAATAATGAACGCTGTTCTATTCCTGTTTATCGGGTTTGAATTGCTGTTAATCAAAGATTTAAATGAATATTTAGTAGCAGGCGGGATTTGTATTTTAATCGTTTTGTTGGCACGTTGGGTGGCGATTTTTGTTCCGACAAAGTTTATGGCTTTCAAATACCGATTCAGTCCGCAAACTGTGAAAGTTTTGGTTTGGGGAGGAATCCGTGGCGGTGTTTCTATCGCTTTGGCGTTATCAATTCCGATTAATGAATACAGCCAGATTATCATCAGCATCACTTATTGTGTAGTTGTGTTTTCAATTATAGTTCAGGGATTGACGATTGCAAAAGTCGCAAATCCTAAGAAAATTGCTACAGAAGAAAAAATATTAGAAGAAGAAATTCATTAA